Proteins encoded within one genomic window of Thermococcus celer Vu 13 = JCM 8558:
- a CDS encoding carboxypeptidase-like regulatory domain-containing protein, which translates to MRKEHAALLFITMLFLASITLGYSTIQYSRSGGSPDLKSGGSNTSKSGDSHVQSLLKAMLSSRSGDRNASPRRVKEETSSSEGLNLREDFPRSDFTFKPANIKTNCPVAVLPGDPMLVCTEGPANSLPVLPNSSPDDIIVWYNGTYYVPLVSEDGEVRTIRGISPGSVTIDTDTPLVFMTYNQSVTLEFRESSDNGVAHIHTSLPLKEESFRISGGYRIYRYSIGPVDPSQKPGYYPLFVTVKSGRGTAALLMWVALLKKPVVEITDYPAVVEGNGSLAITVAGTVRYPDGRPVESGVVWVTLNETKGKPGVQLGRGTVRHGRFIVNGTLEPGLPPGRYHVIAYYRGYEAYPSNSDPTIVVRRKPQLSVEIINSTLRLYLHWRNVPLANETLNVSIGSGVVTLKTDGEGYATLNLSGVRADSTNIVYGGNRYYLPLNETVPLSTGEGGTSSTPILQKLLKLLKRSSRTFGGLFILLAAAALVSAGYSAYSKKKTGNRAYHPSRKESPGGSVDFLEPSRRVFLPDETVRVALSSEGELFLDGEYLGAGKEFTLRPGEGRHVLSAGKGELELYVLPPREAIIKAYELHFLPFVYSSGVSGRNVTPIEIERLLVRRGFDENSLRSVTRPFILAKYSEHTVGEKEFFDLIKGLRGLGVV; encoded by the coding sequence ATGAGGAAGGAACACGCCGCGCTCCTCTTCATCACGATGCTGTTCCTCGCGTCCATAACCCTCGGCTATTCCACCATTCAATATTCACGATCCGGCGGTTCTCCGGATTTGAAATCGGGGGGTTCAAACACTTCGAAGTCGGGGGACTCACACGTCCAGAGCCTGCTGAAGGCGATGTTATCGTCCCGCTCCGGGGATAGGAATGCCTCCCCCCGCAGAGTTAAGGAGGAAACTTCTTCCAGTGAAGGGTTAAACCTCCGGGAGGACTTCCCCAGATCCGACTTCACGTTTAAGCCCGCGAACATCAAAACCAACTGTCCCGTGGCGGTCCTGCCGGGTGATCCGATGCTCGTCTGCACCGAAGGGCCCGCGAATAGCCTTCCCGTTCTTCCCAACAGTTCACCCGATGACATCATCGTGTGGTACAACGGCACCTACTACGTTCCCCTCGTTTCTGAGGATGGAGAGGTCAGAACGATTAGGGGGATCTCCCCGGGCTCGGTTACGATTGACACGGATACCCCGCTGGTTTTCATGACCTACAACCAGAGCGTCACCCTCGAGTTCAGGGAGAGCTCCGACAATGGTGTGGCCCACATCCATACCTCCCTACCCCTGAAGGAGGAATCCTTCCGGATTTCAGGTGGCTATCGGATTTACAGGTACTCGATCGGCCCGGTGGACCCCTCCCAGAAGCCGGGGTACTACCCGCTCTTCGTCACCGTCAAATCCGGGAGAGGGACCGCCGCACTCCTCATGTGGGTGGCCCTTCTCAAGAAGCCGGTGGTTGAGATAACGGATTATCCGGCGGTCGTTGAGGGGAACGGCTCACTTGCGATTACCGTCGCCGGCACCGTCCGCTATCCCGATGGGAGGCCCGTGGAGAGCGGGGTCGTGTGGGTGACGCTGAACGAGACCAAGGGCAAGCCCGGGGTTCAACTGGGCCGGGGAACGGTTCGGCACGGCAGGTTCATCGTGAACGGTACTCTGGAACCGGGACTGCCACCCGGCAGGTACCACGTCATAGCCTACTACCGCGGTTACGAGGCTTACCCCTCCAACAGCGATCCAACTATTGTCGTCAGGCGAAAACCCCAGCTTTCCGTGGAGATAATCAACTCTACTTTGAGGCTTTACCTCCACTGGAGGAACGTCCCGCTCGCCAACGAGACCCTGAACGTTTCCATCGGTTCGGGGGTGGTTACGCTCAAAACCGACGGGGAAGGCTACGCGACCCTCAACCTGAGCGGCGTTCGGGCGGACTCAACCAACATCGTTTACGGGGGGAACCGTTACTACCTCCCGCTCAACGAGACCGTCCCGCTCTCGACCGGTGAGGGGGGCACCAGTTCAACTCCCATCCTGCAGAAACTGCTGAAGCTTTTGAAAAGGTCTTCCCGGACTTTCGGTGGGCTCTTCATCCTGCTGGCCGCTGCCGCCCTTGTCAGCGCGGGCTACTCCGCATACTCAAAGAAAAAGACCGGGAACAGGGCCTATCACCCCTCCCGGAAGGAATCCCCCGGCGGGAGCGTGGACTTTCTGGAACCGTCGCGCAGGGTTTTCCTTCCGGACGAGACGGTTAGGGTTGCCTTATCGTCGGAGGGAGAACTCTTCCTCGACGGTGAGTACCTCGGCGCTGGAAAGGAGTTCACGCTGAGGCCTGGGGAGGGCCGCCACGTTCTCAGCGCTGGAAAGGGCGAGCTCGAGCTTTACGTTCTTCCGCCGAGGGAGGCCATCATCAAGGCCTACGAACTGCACTTCCTGCCCTTTGTGTATTCCAGCGGCGTTTCCGGAAGGAACGTGACGCCCATCGAAATCGAGCGCCTGCTCGTCCGCAGGGGGTTCGACGAAAACTCTCTCCGCTCCGTCACCCGACCGTTTATTCTGGCGAAGTACTCGGAGCACACGGTGGGAGAAAAGGAGTTCTTCGACCTCATCAAAGGACTGAGGGGGCTGGGGGTGGTTTGA
- a CDS encoding AAA family ATPase, which translates to MPTVDEFSEIARDVINAISRVYIGNETVVRKTLAAALVNGNVLFEDYPGLGKTLLAKAFGKTLGLNYTRVQFTPDLLPADILGTKVWRQNIGTFELIKGPIFTHVLLADEINRAPPKTQSALLEAMEERQVTIEGETFTLEKPFFVIATQNPIEFEGTYPLPEAQLDRFLLRLSVGYPRSLEDEVAILEARLSWGKDDPTVDLEPVIDRETFMEMQEFVERGIFISGDLLRYIAELVRNARSDERVEAGPSPRGGIALMKVAKANALLEGRDFVLPDDVKVYAVDALAHRIVIKPEYAFEGVSGVDVVREALTKTPVPKGAAEK; encoded by the coding sequence ATGCCGACCGTTGACGAGTTTAGTGAAATAGCGCGCGATGTAATCAACGCCATTTCGCGGGTTTATATTGGGAATGAAACGGTAGTTAGGAAGACGCTGGCGGCGGCTCTCGTGAACGGGAACGTCCTCTTCGAGGATTACCCGGGACTGGGCAAAACCCTCCTCGCCAAAGCCTTCGGAAAAACCCTCGGCCTGAACTACACGCGCGTCCAATTCACGCCCGACCTACTCCCGGCCGACATCCTCGGGACGAAGGTCTGGCGTCAAAACATCGGAACCTTCGAACTGATCAAGGGACCGATATTCACGCACGTCCTCCTCGCGGACGAGATCAACAGGGCTCCTCCGAAGACACAGAGTGCTTTGCTTGAAGCGATGGAGGAGAGGCAGGTCACCATTGAAGGAGAGACTTTTACCCTGGAGAAACCGTTCTTCGTGATCGCCACTCAAAACCCGATAGAGTTCGAGGGAACTTACCCCCTCCCCGAGGCCCAGCTGGACAGGTTCTTGCTTCGGCTAAGCGTGGGTTATCCGAGGAGTTTGGAGGATGAGGTTGCCATTCTTGAAGCGCGCCTCTCCTGGGGGAAGGATGATCCGACGGTTGATCTTGAGCCCGTTATTGATCGGGAGACCTTCATGGAGATGCAGGAGTTCGTTGAGCGGGGAATCTTCATCAGCGGGGATTTGTTGCGGTATATTGCGGAGTTGGTGCGGAATGCTCGTTCTGATGAGCGGGTTGAGGCTGGCCCGAGTCCGAGGGGTGGCATCGCGCTGATGAAGGTTGCTAAAGCGAATGCTTTGCTTGAGGGGCGAGATTTTGTGCTACCGGATGATGTTAAGGTTTATGCGGTGGATGCTCTTGCCCACAGGATTGTAATTAAGCCGGAGTACGCTTTCGAGGGCGTGAGTGGGGTGGACGTTGTCAGGGAAGCGTTGACGAAGACCCCTGTGCCTAAAGGGGCGGCCGAAAAATGA
- the wtpC gene encoding tungstate ABC transporter ATP-binding protein WtpC, with protein sequence MLRVESVSKDWKEFKLREITFDVEAGEYFIILGPSGAGKTVLLEIIAGIITPDSGGVLLEGRDVTRLPPEKRGLAYIPQNYALFPHMSVYDNIAFGLKLRKLPKQEIERKIRDISEVLGITHLLRRRPKTLSGGESQRVAIARALAVEPRLLLLDEPFANLDVRTRGRLIVEMKRWRRELGFTALHVTHSFEEAVSLGDRVGVMLDGRLVQVGSVGEVFSRPASEEVARFLGFENIIEGTAEGRLLRANGIEIELPVEASGRVRVGLRPEDVILSLEPVRTSARNELRATVESVEELGPLVRVHLKVGGIHLRAFVTRSSMLELGIEEGKELYAGFKASALHVF encoded by the coding sequence ATGCTGAGGGTTGAATCCGTATCCAAGGACTGGAAGGAGTTCAAACTCAGGGAGATTACCTTCGACGTTGAGGCGGGGGAGTACTTCATAATCCTCGGGCCGAGCGGCGCTGGGAAGACGGTTCTCCTCGAGATCATCGCGGGTATAATAACCCCCGACTCGGGCGGGGTCCTCCTCGAGGGAAGGGACGTAACCCGCCTGCCCCCCGAGAAGCGCGGTTTGGCGTACATCCCTCAGAACTACGCCCTTTTTCCCCACATGAGCGTCTACGACAACATAGCCTTCGGTTTAAAGCTGAGAAAGCTTCCAAAGCAGGAAATCGAGCGGAAGATCAGGGATATCTCAGAGGTCCTCGGCATAACCCACCTCCTCCGCAGGAGACCGAAGACCCTCAGCGGGGGCGAGAGCCAGAGGGTGGCCATAGCGAGGGCCCTCGCGGTGGAGCCCAGGCTCCTCCTCCTCGACGAGCCCTTCGCCAACCTGGACGTCCGGACGAGGGGGAGGCTGATTGTGGAGATGAAGCGCTGGAGGCGGGAACTCGGCTTCACGGCCCTTCACGTCACCCACTCCTTCGAGGAGGCGGTGAGTTTAGGGGATAGGGTGGGGGTTATGCTCGACGGGAGGCTCGTCCAGGTCGGTTCAGTCGGGGAGGTCTTCTCGAGGCCGGCGAGCGAGGAGGTAGCACGCTTCCTCGGCTTCGAGAACATCATCGAGGGGACGGCCGAAGGGAGGCTCCTGAGGGCGAACGGCATAGAGATAGAGCTCCCGGTGGAGGCGAGCGGGAGGGTGCGCGTAGGTCTGAGGCCCGAGGATGTAATCCTCTCTCTCGAGCCCGTGAGAACCTCCGCCAGGAACGAGCTCAGGGCAACGGTCGAATCGGTCGAGGAGCTCGGCCCCCTCGTCAGGGTGCACCTCAAAGTTGGAGGAATTCATCTGAGGGCCTTCGTGACCCGTTCCTCGATGCTCGAGCTTGGGATAGAGGAGGGGAAGGAGCTCTACGCGGGCTTCAAGGCGAGCGCCCTTCACGTGTTCTAA
- a CDS encoding adenosylhomocysteinase — translation MDCTVDYCVKDLSLAPDGERKIDWVSRFMPVLQSIRRDFERRKPFKGIRIATTLHLEMKTAFLLLTLKAAGAEVSAAASNPLSTQDDVVAALAKAGVRVYAIRGEDRERYYEFMHRALDIKPNIIIDDGADMISTLMREREELVEDVWGASEETTTGVIRLRAMEKEGVLRFPIIAVNDSYTKYLFDNRYGTGQSTWDGIIRTTNLLVAGKNVVVVGYGWCGRGIAMRARGLGATVIVVEVDPIRALEARMDGFLVMNMMEAAKIGDIFVTSTGDINCIRREHFEVMKDGVILANAGHFDVEISKPDLEALSVEISQPRPNVTEYRMADGRRLYLLAEGRLVNLAAADGHPAEIMDMSFSLQAKAAEYIKDNHERLDPKVYVLPREVDEMVAKIKLAAMGVKIEELTEEQRKYLASWEHGT, via the coding sequence GTGGACTGCACGGTGGACTACTGCGTCAAGGACCTATCCCTCGCCCCGGACGGGGAGAGGAAGATAGACTGGGTCTCGCGCTTCATGCCCGTTCTCCAGAGCATCAGGCGGGACTTCGAGAGGAGGAAACCGTTCAAGGGAATCAGGATAGCGACGACGCTCCACCTCGAGATGAAGACGGCCTTTTTGCTCCTGACCCTGAAGGCCGCCGGCGCAGAGGTCTCGGCCGCGGCGAGCAACCCTCTGAGCACGCAGGATGATGTTGTCGCGGCCCTGGCCAAGGCGGGGGTCAGGGTCTACGCGATTCGTGGCGAAGATAGGGAGCGGTACTACGAGTTCATGCACAGGGCCCTCGACATAAAACCGAACATCATCATCGACGACGGCGCAGACATGATAAGCACCCTGATGAGGGAGAGAGAAGAGCTCGTCGAGGACGTCTGGGGGGCGAGCGAGGAGACGACGACCGGCGTGATAAGGCTCCGCGCGATGGAGAAGGAAGGGGTTCTGAGGTTCCCGATAATAGCGGTCAACGACTCCTACACCAAGTACCTCTTCGACAACCGCTACGGAACCGGCCAGTCGACGTGGGACGGGATAATAAGGACGACGAACCTCCTCGTTGCGGGCAAGAACGTCGTCGTTGTCGGCTACGGCTGGTGCGGCAGGGGCATAGCCATGCGCGCCAGAGGTCTCGGAGCTACGGTCATCGTCGTCGAGGTCGACCCGATAAGGGCCCTCGAGGCCCGGATGGACGGCTTCCTCGTGATGAACATGATGGAAGCGGCGAAAATCGGGGACATCTTCGTGACATCAACCGGCGACATCAACTGCATAAGGCGCGAGCACTTCGAGGTCATGAAGGACGGCGTCATCCTCGCGAACGCCGGCCACTTCGACGTGGAGATAAGCAAGCCCGACCTCGAGGCCCTGTCGGTTGAGATAAGCCAGCCGAGGCCGAACGTAACCGAGTACAGGATGGCGGACGGGAGGAGGCTCTACCTGCTGGCCGAGGGCAGACTCGTGAACCTGGCGGCGGCCGACGGCCATCCCGCGGAGATAATGGACATGAGCTTCTCCCTGCAGGCGAAGGCGGCGGAGTACATCAAGGACAACCACGAGAGGCTCGACCCGAAGGTCTACGTGCTCCCGCGGGAGGTGGACGAGATGGTCGCCAAAATCAAACTCGCGGCCATGGGGGTAAAGATAGAGGAGCTTACAGAGGAGCAGAGGAAGTACCTGGCGAGCTGGGAGCACGGGACATGA
- a CDS encoding DUF58 domain-containing protein, translating into MHRLTWLVLLTLAPFALAVLTGVIGIAYVSFVPAFVLFYGILSETPSGIEVERWVEREKLGVGKEGRVRVRLTVERGSGFVVVEDFASPGLEVAGENRHVFFKRPGKRLVAEYEYTIRPLKKGVHTLSPVEVIGLDFLGIKDVTYLVAGDEARIEAYPRVAGLRRIRISKLKTRERMSSSHVAPMGPTSTDFREIREYRPGDPLRKINWKATARLGDVLVNEYEPEGRATVMLYLDTTEEVAVGNVFHGALESSLGLALSLVALLLRNDFRVGLYLAGSRKLITPRTGIQALSTFTRALLSAGPSVREDESLPLAVERSRTSLGGGLSLAVIVTNLTPHNLDEVKNAIGGLRRHFGCRVLLVDVNPYGDFGEVPLVLSSLHKEGLSKNLEALVVRWDPGKEDVGTAVKRVVGGVFGAR; encoded by the coding sequence GTGCATAGGCTGACGTGGTTGGTTCTTTTAACGTTGGCTCCCTTCGCGCTCGCCGTTCTGACGGGGGTCATTGGAATAGCCTACGTCAGCTTTGTTCCGGCGTTCGTTTTGTTCTACGGGATCCTCTCGGAGACACCCTCGGGCATTGAAGTCGAGCGGTGGGTGGAAAGAGAGAAGCTGGGCGTTGGCAAGGAGGGGCGCGTTCGGGTTCGCCTCACCGTTGAGAGGGGTTCGGGCTTCGTTGTCGTTGAGGACTTTGCTTCCCCAGGTCTCGAGGTGGCCGGGGAGAACCGCCACGTCTTTTTCAAAAGGCCAGGGAAGAGACTGGTCGCCGAGTACGAGTACACCATTCGCCCCCTGAAGAAGGGCGTCCACACGCTCTCCCCCGTTGAGGTCATAGGGCTGGACTTTCTGGGCATAAAGGACGTTACCTACCTCGTGGCAGGGGACGAGGCTCGAATCGAGGCCTACCCGAGGGTGGCCGGCCTCAGACGGATACGGATTTCAAAACTGAAAACCCGTGAGAGGATGTCCTCAAGTCACGTGGCACCGATGGGGCCGACGTCGACCGACTTCAGGGAGATACGTGAGTACCGCCCCGGGGATCCGCTGAGGAAGATAAACTGGAAGGCGACCGCCCGCCTCGGGGACGTCCTCGTCAACGAGTACGAGCCGGAGGGGAGGGCAACGGTGATGCTCTACCTCGACACGACGGAGGAGGTGGCGGTTGGAAACGTCTTCCACGGCGCCCTTGAGAGTTCCCTTGGCCTCGCCCTGTCCCTCGTCGCCCTCCTCCTGAGGAACGACTTTCGCGTGGGCCTCTACCTCGCCGGTTCCCGAAAGCTCATCACCCCGAGGACCGGAATTCAGGCCTTGTCCACCTTTACGCGTGCCCTGCTGTCGGCCGGCCCCTCCGTCAGGGAGGACGAGTCCCTCCCCCTCGCCGTCGAACGCTCCAGAACCTCCTTGGGGGGAGGCCTCAGCCTCGCCGTCATCGTCACCAACCTTACCCCCCACAACCTCGACGAGGTTAAAAACGCCATTGGGGGGCTTAGGAGACATTTCGGTTGCCGTGTCCTCCTCGTTGACGTCAACCCCTACGGGGATTTCGGGGAGGTCCCCCTCGTCCTATCATCCCTTCACAAAGAGGGCCTCTCCAAGAACCTCGAAGCCCTCGTCGTTCGCTGGGATCCGGGGAAGGAAGACGTTGGAACCGCCGTTAAAAGGGTTGTAGGTGGTGTCTTCGGTGCGCGCTGA
- the wtpB gene encoding tungstate ABC transporter permease WtpB yields MRRDYTVAFFAIMGSFLILYIAVPLVAIFLKQAADWRMLLKTLHDGLVIRALRNSLLTATATAVIALLLGVPLGYVLARENFRGKSLVQALIDVPIVIPHSVVGIMLLVTFSKAILDNYAGIIAAMLFVSASFTVNAARDGFLAVDERLEHVARTLGASRLRAFLSIALPMALPSIASGAIMTWARAISEVGAILIVAYYPKTAQILVLEYFNNYGLRASRPLSVLLIVVSLTLFVVLRWLVGRGSNAEG; encoded by the coding sequence ATGAGGCGCGACTACACGGTGGCGTTCTTCGCGATAATGGGGAGCTTCCTGATCCTCTACATCGCGGTTCCCTTAGTCGCCATCTTCCTGAAACAGGCGGCCGACTGGAGGATGCTCTTAAAGACGCTCCACGACGGACTCGTGATAAGGGCCCTCAGGAACTCCCTGCTGACGGCAACCGCCACCGCGGTGATAGCGCTCCTCCTCGGCGTTCCCCTCGGTTACGTCCTTGCGAGGGAGAACTTCAGGGGCAAGAGCCTCGTCCAGGCTCTGATAGATGTCCCCATAGTCATCCCCCATTCCGTCGTCGGCATAATGCTCCTCGTGACCTTCTCGAAGGCGATTCTGGATAACTACGCTGGAATAATCGCGGCGATGCTCTTCGTATCAGCTTCCTTCACGGTAAACGCCGCGCGAGATGGATTTCTGGCGGTGGACGAGAGGCTGGAGCACGTCGCGAGGACCCTTGGGGCGTCCCGCTTAAGGGCCTTCCTATCGATAGCTCTCCCCATGGCCCTTCCGTCCATAGCAAGCGGGGCCATAATGACGTGGGCGAGGGCGATAAGCGAGGTCGGGGCGATTTTGATAGTCGCCTACTACCCGAAGACCGCCCAGATCCTCGTCTTAGAGTACTTCAACAACTACGGCCTAAGGGCGTCGAGGCCCCTCTCCGTTCTCCTCATCGTGGTGAGCCTCACCCTGTTCGTGGTTCTCAGGTGGCTCGTCGGGAGGGGTTCGAATGCTGAGGGTTGA